A segment of the Mercurialis annua linkage group LG4, ddMerAnnu1.2, whole genome shotgun sequence genome:
aagaggtccaaaagaatacgaaattagtttagaagtcgcagagaataaaatagtatagtttatgggtcaaatgatgtattaagccattttCATTTGTCCGGGAGTAAAATAAGATGGAAATATTACTAGTGGGATCCAATTGAATCAGGCTAAAATTGAAGGatataattacaaaacaatGATAGTTCAAGGATCAAAATCTGGATTTTGCCTTATTGGCTCTATAAACTTAAGATACCCAGATGCTAAAGCCAGTAGCTAACTCCAATATTGACATATTGTCCGATCAGCAATAAGtcaataatgattaattaattctgatgaagaagataatgattaattaatactCTCTTCATTCTTAATATCTACTTAATATCtacttaaaaacaattattcttaTTCTAAacatggatttataaattaaatgtaATATAAACCATTTCCTTCCACTgcttcaattaaaaaaattatcttcacTGCAATATTTGAGTTGCTTTAACATTAATAAAAAGTAATTAGTCATATCAGGTGatctttttaaagtttaaactacttaataacattttttttatgaatattgtgTAACATTCTTAAGCAATTTATATTCGATAGATGTATCTTTCTATGGTTATTTTGGCTTTTTTTTGTATGTAAATTtactttcttttaaaaaaacttttaagaatcaataattcaataaataagAGTTTTCATATATTTAGTCCAATGATTCATATAAtcgtttttaaacaatttatggTAACAAAAGTTGATCATTTAGCAAAGATTATGCTAATACATAAAAAACATACTATTTTCATCAATttcatataattaataaataaaagtaaggTTATTAGAATTCATCAAAAGAAAGCAAGGTTATTAggaaagtaattaaaataaccacataattaaaatagattatcACATGTACTAGAATGCAAAGAGTGAAATTAAGATTAATCGGAGATTTCGAAAAAGTAGCAATGATGAGTCATCGCTGCAGGTTAATATGTTTTTGGGTCTTGGAATTATTCAAATGGCAGCAATGCCATTGCCAGATATATAATCTTCTTGTTGATTTGAttcaatcttttttatttatttatttatttatttctaatttttcaaCAATGAGAGTATCATTCAATCTGTATTTTCTTAAGTTACGAATACAAAATTCTTTGAAACCACCAAACTCTGTTGAGCTGGATTCTAACAATTgacagaaaattaaattatactgTCGAGCAAGACAATGATGGGTATTATTAATCAAGTAaatgtagatttttttttatactaaattcTATCCAACATCGTTTTTAGACATAATTAAGATTTATTATAGAATATTATTACATGGTTGAACGATTgaatttttagtaaaattagCCCTAAtgactcaaaaaaattcatatatttgcTGTGTTTATCAATACTAACCGaaacttttaatattataaattaactatTGTCCGATTTGAATGATTTAGTATCCATATTTTCTATTTGAATAAACTTTTACTCGCATGTCTACCCGGTCcatgaattttccatgcacctaTTCAATGAAATAGTAGAAAATTTAacacaattttctcttttttctcattttttttctcttttttctcatttctctaacaTTTCGTAGGTTCATGAACCGGGTCTTGGTAAGAATTTTCTATTTCCTGTTATTAAATGATAGTAGCATGTTGAAGTCACTATCCATTCAATTGATTAATTGTCTGCTACATGAGTAAAATCAACGTTAATTACAATTCGAATAAACTTCTAACCAtatactataattaaaaaattaaaaaaattagttggaACTGAAAAAATaagcaaataaagaaaatatgCGTTTAGGATAAACAAACTGTAATGGCCCATGCATCTATAATAAGGCACGGGCAATGAACTAGATAGACTATCAAATTATGCGACACGTCATAAAAAATAacggaattaaaaaaattaacatcaaGAACAAccaattaaattatcaaatactaattaaataaaaagacagTTCTAACAGAGAGAAAATAGTTCAGAGACGCTTAGTGAAAATTATCCAAAATATTAACAATTATTATACAAAAGAATAACATCTTTTGGTGTTAAATAGTATCTTAAATGGAAATAAGCTAGGGTTTTTAGTGAACAAAGTGCCCATAAGTATAGTGGCTATGTTCTTTACAAGAATAATAGTTCTGGTGATGTGGATGCAATTGGGTTAATGTCAACTTTACACATATACTTGTTCTTTCCACACTTTCAAGAATCTTACCGTTACAATTCCATTGCACTTTCCTGAATTAAACATGCACATAAATACGTTCCTGGAAATTTCAAACCCAccttgaatttttaaaaaattagagaacTTTCTATCTCCATATTCTAAAATAAAAGAGCCAAAACAAATTTGTAATATTACCCCATCTTTGTTGAGTGGGTAAAGTGGGCTTTATCCGTATCCATTCAAGAATAATTGCAGATCTATCTTCCTATCAATTTATGCCAGTATCCTCTAttctatgtatatatataatctacTATGCCATGCACAGTCACAGATGCTTTCTTAACAttattcttctcttttttttacatttaatgtaCTCTCTTGATCCCAAAACAACTCGTAATTTCACTTTTTACTTacagtttaaaaatatataattaatattctaagttttaacaaattatctttatttttcttattataatTCTATTCATTTATCTGACTAATTCACTTACTTAAACTAATGGCAATAAATAGTGAACTTTAAATACAATATAAAAAGATGAACAAATTACTATgatataattcacactttactCCCTCCTgtttgaaaactaaactataTGACCCTTTACTGTTACTTATTGTGTGATTTAGTAGTCGAAACATTTATTCTTTAAATTCCTTTTCTATCTATATACTGACAAactttattattcttttaagTAGGTTTGTTTGTTTTATGCTTTGGTTATATCAAACAGCTGAATTTTCGTTcctatccatatatattaatattaggaATAATAACTACATAggaatatatatttatattagtgAAACATTATAAATATTCATGTCTTGAACATGAAGTCTTTGGGAATAATTTTATACCAAAGTATTCAATATAATCGTAGTGTTCCTTAATTACCCGATAAATCCACATCTTTctttttcgtaaattttttcGTGTATTTAGCGTGGCTTTTAGTCTTTAAGTAATTCACAGCAGAATGAATAATTCTGATACACTTTCCGGCACTAACCAAGAAAACTGAACATTTAGTCCTTATTTTTTCCTCTGTTTTTATATTCTTGGACTATTCAATTTGTAAATGAACACTTCAAAGATTGATTTCCAAGAAAGAATTCAACAAAACCATGGCATGATCAGTAATTTTCCTCTTCAATCTTCTCAATTCTTTGGTAATATGGAGATTGGCGCACAGTCGTCAGGTCAGCTGCAACAGCAGAATTTGATTAGGCCTGATCATCATAAGCAGCAGTACAGCTGCAACAGTATAATGAGCCGTTTCGAATCACCAGCGTCGGCTTTTTATGCAACGGAAAGATTATTCATGGGGTTTCCACAGTACGGATATGGTCAATTAAATTCTCCTGTAACTTCATTTCCTTATTACTCCAAGCCGTATGGAGAAAACTATGCTATTGATCCTGCCGATCAGCAGTTAGATCATAATTTGGAATTGAGAAGCAATCTTCAATCAATTGTCAAATCCCGTTTCTCTGATAATCATTCTTCACAGTATTCCGTTCCTGTCCGAGGAGATCAAGATCATAATCGAGTATATCTTTTTATCATTTCCTGATACAGATTCTTGTTTTTCAATATctattcttaattttaaaattcttgaTCAGTTATGTTTTTCGACAACAGTTTGGCAACAATTCGTATGCGCAGTTAGGATTTTGTTCGAGACAAGAGGCTCACTCGCCGGGAGTTGGTTCTGCGAATTCTATGCCTGCTCTTTCGAATAAAACTCGAATAAGATGGACTCAAGATCTTCATGAGAAGTTCGTCCAGTGTGTGAATCGCCTTGGAGGAGCTGAAAGTATGTCAATTAGTGGTTTCTTTTTGCAAAAATTACTATCATCCTACGAGATTAGctgaaattattttgaattcaagaagaaaatatcatatttgagtttttaattatttgatgaaTTGTTTATCAATTGCAGAAGCAACACCAAAGGCAATACTGAAGCTAATGGACTCAGATGGATTGACTATTTTTCATGTCAAAAGTCATTTGCAGGTTTTGTTCGCTTTAATTCAAACTTATTTTCAGTTTTGTGTTTTTTAGTTCTGAGTTCTGTTTTCAGGATCAAGATTTTTACATTTGTTTTCTACCCTGTCTTGCAGAAATATAGAATTGCAAAATACATGCCAGATTCTTCCGAAGGTAACTATTTTATGATACTATTGAATCAGAgaaagttttataaatttaatttattttgatcctCAATTCCTAACAATATAGGTAATTAAGTCTTACTTTGACTTGACTTAATTTCGATAAGTATATTTCAATTGCAGCCATCATGTAATCGAATTGCCTTATTGTGATGCAGGAAAGGCTGAGAAAAGAAATAGCATAAATGATCTATCACATATGGATCCTAAAACGtaaatctcattttttttttttttatctctatcATTATAATTATCTACAGTTTCAATAAATTGTTAACTATATGTAACAGTGGCATGCAAATCACGGAGGCTCTGCAACTCCAATTAGATGTCCAGCGGCGTCTGCACGAACAACTAGAGGTACTTACATCAACGAGTATTTTCGCCATTTTCGTAACTcttaattgaaatttataacTTACAATGGAATTGCAGATTCAGAAAAATCTACAATTGCGGATCGAAGAACAAGGCAGACAACTTAAGAAGATGTTTGATGAACAACAACAGAGGACGAATAATATCAGTAATAACGAGTTCAGTATCGAAGACGTTGAGATTTCAATTGTAGATGAAGGATCTAATGGTATTTCTAATTTTCCATCCAAGATTAGTTAGTTTGGTGAATTTCAG
Coding sequences within it:
- the LOC126679189 gene encoding myb family transcription factor PHL5-like; the encoded protein is MNTSKIDFQERIQQNHGMISNFPLQSSQFFGNMEIGAQSSGQLQQQNLIRPDHHKQQYSCNSIMSRFESPASAFYATERLFMGFPQYGYGQLNSPVTSFPYYSKPYGENYAIDPADQQLDHNLELRSNLQSIVKSRFSDNHSSQYSVPVRGDQDHNRFGNNSYAQLGFCSRQEAHSPGVGSANSMPALSNKTRIRWTQDLHEKFVQCVNRLGGAEKATPKAILKLMDSDGLTIFHVKSHLQKYRIAKYMPDSSEGKAEKRNSINDLSHMDPKTGMQITEALQLQLDVQRRLHEQLEIQKNLQLRIEEQGRQLKKMFDEQQQRTNNISNNEFSIEDVEISIVDEGSNGISNFPSKIS